From Streptomyces sp. NBC_00775, one genomic window encodes:
- a CDS encoding acyltransferase, with protein sequence MGAPRAEYRERVPKSKNTFSSWRRRLAQRAVHAGWAWVQRTGAVTAEHPGRLRFGAIGTHTRLAFPLGTVFGEPWIHLGSHCIVAEQVTLTAGLMPDLDLGPDPILRIGDGVVLGRGSHVIADTTVTIGSDCYFGPYVYVTSTNHSYDDPHQPIGKQWPRMEPVEIGPGCWIGTGAVILPGARIGRNVVVAAGAVVRGAVPDHSVVAGAPARVVRRWDPVEGWQPPLRTPAPVPIPDGVTPEQLLALSGLDEEAAARLAQLDLDTEGASGDVRAES encoded by the coding sequence ATCGGCGCACCTCGCGCTGAGTACCGTGAGCGGGTGCCCAAGAGCAAGAACACGTTCTCATCATGGCGGCGCCGCCTCGCGCAGCGCGCCGTCCACGCGGGCTGGGCTTGGGTGCAGCGCACGGGGGCGGTCACGGCCGAGCACCCGGGACGGCTCCGCTTCGGGGCCATAGGAACACATACCAGGCTGGCCTTCCCGCTGGGCACGGTCTTCGGCGAACCCTGGATCCACCTCGGCTCCCACTGCATCGTCGCCGAACAGGTCACGCTGACCGCCGGTCTGATGCCCGACCTCGACCTCGGTCCCGACCCGATCCTGCGCATCGGCGACGGCGTCGTGCTCGGCCGCGGCAGTCACGTCATCGCCGACACGACGGTCACCATCGGCAGCGACTGCTACTTCGGCCCCTACGTCTACGTCACGTCGACGAACCACTCGTACGACGATCCGCACCAGCCCATCGGCAAGCAGTGGCCCCGGATGGAACCGGTGGAGATCGGGCCGGGCTGCTGGATCGGGACCGGGGCCGTGATCCTGCCGGGGGCGCGGATCGGGCGGAACGTCGTGGTGGCGGCCGGTGCGGTGGTACGCGGTGCGGTGCCGGACCACTCGGTCGTGGCGGGCGCTCCCGCGCGCGTCGTGCGGCGCTGGGACCCGGTGGAGGGGTGGCAGCCGCCGCTGCGGACCCCGGCGCCGGTGCCGATTCCCGACGGAGTGACGCCGGAGCAGCTGCTGGCGCTGTCGGGGCTGGACGAGGAGGCCGCGGCGCGCCTGGCCCAGCTGGACCTCGATACCGAGGGCGCCTCCGGGGACGTCCGCGCGGAGTCCTGA
- a CDS encoding DedA family protein, whose protein sequence is MHVQEWLETVPAVSIYALVGLVIGLESLGIPLPGEIILISAALLSSQHDGINPVILGACASLGAIVGDSIGYAIGRKGGRPLLAWLGGKFPKHFSEGHIATAERSFEKWGMWAVFFGRFVALLRIFAGPLAGVLRMPYWKFLIANVFGGIIWAGGTTAVIYYVGVVAESWLKRFSYLGLVVALLIGLASMLVVRRKAKKVAAEREAAEPEPLAAAE, encoded by the coding sequence TTGCACGTCCAGGAGTGGCTCGAGACGGTGCCCGCTGTCAGCATCTACGCGCTGGTGGGCCTGGTCATCGGCCTGGAGAGCCTGGGCATCCCGTTGCCCGGCGAGATCATCCTGATCTCGGCGGCGCTGCTCTCCTCCCAGCACGACGGCATCAACCCGGTCATCCTCGGAGCGTGCGCCAGCCTCGGCGCGATCGTCGGCGACTCCATCGGCTATGCCATCGGCCGCAAGGGCGGACGCCCGCTCCTCGCCTGGCTCGGCGGGAAGTTCCCCAAGCACTTCAGCGAGGGCCACATCGCCACGGCCGAGCGGTCATTCGAGAAGTGGGGCATGTGGGCCGTCTTCTTCGGCCGCTTCGTCGCCCTGCTGCGGATCTTCGCGGGGCCGCTCGCGGGTGTGCTGCGGATGCCGTACTGGAAGTTCCTGATCGCCAACGTGTTCGGCGGGATCATCTGGGCCGGGGGTACGACCGCGGTCATCTACTACGTGGGTGTGGTCGCCGAGTCGTGGCTCAAGCGGTTCTCGTACCTCGGCCTCGTGGTGGCGCTGCTCATCGGGCTCGCTTCGATGCTGGTCGTCAGGCGGAAGGCGAAGAAGGTTGCTGCCGAGCGGGAGGCGGCGGAGCCGGAGCCCTTGGCTGCCGCCGAGTAG
- a CDS encoding SixA phosphatase family protein — MMARAGAGPLRRLVILRHAKSAWPTGVPDHERPLAPRGRRDAPAAGRALAEADCLPDLALCSTAVRARQTWELAAEQWGTPPPVRLDERLYGADVPELLEAVREVPDQVRTLLLIGHNPGLEELVLELAGDGLDDALDEVRTKFPTSAVAILAWHGSSWQELAPGTALLTDMTVPRGKKH, encoded by the coding sequence GTGATGGCCCGCGCAGGAGCCGGCCCGCTGCGCAGACTCGTCATCCTGCGGCACGCCAAGTCCGCCTGGCCCACGGGCGTGCCCGACCACGAGCGGCCGCTCGCGCCGCGCGGCCGCCGCGACGCCCCAGCGGCCGGGCGCGCCCTCGCCGAGGCCGACTGTCTGCCGGACCTCGCCCTGTGCTCCACCGCCGTACGCGCCCGCCAGACCTGGGAGCTGGCCGCGGAGCAGTGGGGCACCCCGCCACCCGTACGGCTCGACGAGCGGCTGTACGGGGCGGACGTACCGGAGTTGCTGGAGGCCGTGCGCGAAGTCCCGGACCAGGTACGGACGTTGCTGCTGATCGGGCACAATCCGGGCCTTGAGGAGCTGGTCCTCGAACTGGCGGGGGACGGCCTCGACGACGCGCTGGACGAGGTACGCACGAAGTTCCCGACCTCGGCCGTCGCGATCCTCGCCTGGCACGGCAGCAGCTGGCAGGAACTCGCCCCCGGCACAGCCCTGTTGACGGACATGACGGTGCCGAGAGGCAAGAAACACTGA
- a CDS encoding gamma carbonic anhydrase family protein produces the protein MTHQALIMGIGGKEPQVDPEAFAAPTSVVIGDVTLHEGASVWYGAVLRADCGPIVIGASSNVQDNCSLHVDPGFPITVGERVSIGHNAVLHGATVEDDCLIGMGATVLNGAVIGAGSLVAAQALVPQGMQVPPGSLVAGVPAKIKRQLTAEEREGISLNGTLYVDLAKAHKEAHE, from the coding sequence ATGACGCATCAGGCGCTGATCATGGGGATCGGCGGCAAGGAACCGCAGGTGGACCCGGAGGCCTTCGCGGCGCCCACGTCCGTGGTCATCGGGGACGTCACGCTGCACGAGGGCGCGAGCGTCTGGTACGGCGCGGTGCTGCGCGCCGACTGCGGTCCGATCGTCATCGGCGCCAGCAGCAATGTGCAGGACAATTGCAGCCTTCATGTGGACCCCGGCTTCCCCATCACCGTCGGCGAGCGCGTCTCCATCGGCCACAACGCCGTGCTGCACGGCGCCACCGTCGAGGACGACTGCCTGATCGGCATGGGCGCCACGGTACTCAACGGCGCGGTGATCGGCGCCGGCTCCCTGGTCGCCGCCCAGGCCCTGGTCCCGCAGGGAATGCAGGTCCCCCCGGGCTCCCTGGTCGCAGGCGTCCCCGCCAAGATCAAACGCCAGCTGACGGCCGAGGAACGCGAGGGCATCTCCCTGAACGGCACGTTGTACGTGGACCTGGCAAAGGCCCACAAAGAGGCCCACGAGTAA
- the ppk2 gene encoding polyphosphate kinase 2, translating into MTELLTGMRVDYSDHDDPVLIQPDGSPVETWRENYPYPQRMERKEYEWHKRLQQIELLKLQSWIKQTGRRLVIVFEGRDAAGKGGTIKRFTEHLNPRGARVVALEKPTERERGQWYFQRYAEHLPTAGEIVMFDRSWYNRAGVERVMGFCTDDEYRRFMRQAPAFERMLVDDGVDLIKFWFSVSQGEQRTRFTIRQVDPVRQWKLSPMDLASLDRWDDYTAAKVAMFRETDTEQAPWTVVKSNDKKRARVEAMRSVLARFDYADKDEEVVGSPDPSVVGAAANLLEAGEDDNDD; encoded by the coding sequence ATGACGGAACTGCTGACAGGCATGCGGGTCGACTACAGCGATCACGACGACCCGGTGCTGATCCAGCCGGACGGCAGCCCGGTGGAGACGTGGCGGGAGAACTACCCGTACCCGCAGCGTATGGAGCGCAAGGAATACGAGTGGCACAAGCGGCTCCAGCAGATCGAGCTGCTGAAGCTGCAGAGCTGGATCAAGCAGACCGGCCGGCGTCTCGTCATCGTCTTCGAAGGGCGGGACGCGGCCGGCAAGGGCGGCACGATCAAGCGGTTCACCGAGCACCTCAACCCGCGCGGCGCCCGGGTGGTGGCCCTGGAGAAGCCGACCGAACGCGAGCGCGGGCAGTGGTACTTCCAGCGGTATGCGGAGCATCTGCCGACCGCGGGCGAGATCGTGATGTTCGACCGGTCCTGGTACAACCGCGCGGGCGTGGAGCGCGTGATGGGCTTCTGCACGGACGACGAGTACCGGCGCTTCATGCGGCAGGCTCCCGCCTTCGAGCGGATGCTCGTCGACGACGGGGTGGACCTGATCAAGTTCTGGTTCTCGGTGTCGCAGGGCGAGCAGCGCACCCGCTTCACGATCCGTCAGGTCGATCCCGTACGGCAGTGGAAGCTGAGCCCGATGGATCTGGCCTCCCTGGACCGCTGGGACGACTACACGGCGGCCAAGGTCGCCATGTTCCGCGAGACGGACACCGAACAGGCGCCCTGGACCGTCGTGAAGAGCAACGACAAGAAGCGGGCCCGCGTCGAGGCCATGCGCAGTGTCCTGGCCCGCTTCGACTACGCCGACAAGGACGAGGAGGTCGTCGGCAGCCCGGACCCGAGCGTCGTGGGCGCGGCGGCGAACCTGCTGGAGGCGGGCGAGGACGACAACGACGACTGA
- a CDS encoding YbaK/EbsC family protein, with protein MRAPLGHFGHAMPAPDCLDELTRPVADAVRDWRGSIPADQIVYVDTDPEWADTATFVEHYGQELLDQSANCVVVAGRRGGDTTLAACVVLSTTRVDVNGAVRRQLGARKASFAPMDTATGETGMEYGGITPLGLPGDWPVLVDSAVVELPYVLVGSGRRRGKLLVPGKVFAELPNVVVLEGLGVA; from the coding sequence ATGCGCGCACCCCTCGGACACTTCGGCCACGCCATGCCCGCCCCCGACTGCCTCGACGAACTCACCCGCCCGGTCGCCGACGCCGTACGCGACTGGCGGGGCAGCATCCCCGCCGACCAGATCGTCTACGTCGACACGGACCCCGAGTGGGCCGACACCGCCACCTTCGTCGAGCACTACGGTCAGGAGCTGCTCGACCAGTCCGCCAACTGCGTGGTCGTCGCGGGCAGGCGCGGCGGCGACACCACGCTCGCCGCGTGCGTCGTCCTGTCCACCACCCGCGTCGACGTCAACGGCGCCGTGCGCCGCCAACTCGGGGCGCGCAAGGCCTCGTTCGCACCGATGGACACGGCGACCGGGGAGACCGGCATGGAGTACGGCGGCATCACACCGCTCGGACTCCCCGGCGACTGGCCCGTGTTGGTGGACTCGGCCGTCGTGGAGCTGCCGTATGTGCTGGTGGGCAGTGGCCGACGGCGCGGGAAGCTGCTGGTGCCGGGAAAGGTGTTCGCGGAGCTGCCGAACGTGGTGGTGCTGGAGGGTCTGGGGGTGGCCTGA
- a CDS encoding cation diffusion facilitator family transporter, with the protein MSDRHHHEHGLEHDHSEGHQHGHDHSYDHEHGRDAHGDAHQHGHTHPHAHDRTHEHPHAHPHPHTLASRLRHLLTPHSHETADKLDSALESSARGMRALWLSLTVLGATALAQAVVVVVSGSVALLGDTVHNAADALTAVPLGIAFVLGRRAATRRFTYGYGRAEDLAGIAIVLTIAASGTFAAWTAVERLLDPQPMRHVPVVAAAALIGFLGNEWVARHRIRVGREIGSAALVADGLHARTDGFTSLAVLVGAGGAALGWQLADPLVGLAITAAILLVLRDAAREVFRRVMDAVDPELVDRAEQALREVPGVREVGELRLRWIGHRLRAEVAVVVDGEVSVRQAHHIAVEAEHALLHAVPKLTAALVHADPTPAPGETDPHLTLAHHTAA; encoded by the coding sequence GTGAGCGACCGGCACCACCACGAGCACGGCCTGGAACACGACCACTCGGAGGGTCACCAGCACGGCCACGACCACTCGTACGATCACGAGCACGGCCGCGACGCGCACGGCGACGCCCATCAGCACGGTCACACCCACCCGCACGCTCACGACCGCACGCACGAGCACCCGCACGCCCACCCCCATCCCCACACCCTCGCGAGTCGCCTGCGCCACCTCCTCACCCCGCACTCCCACGAAACCGCCGACAAACTCGACTCCGCCCTGGAGTCGTCGGCCCGGGGCATGCGGGCGCTCTGGCTCTCCCTGACCGTCCTCGGAGCAACGGCCTTGGCGCAGGCGGTCGTTGTCGTGGTCTCGGGCTCGGTCGCGCTGCTCGGCGACACCGTGCACAACGCCGCCGACGCGCTGACGGCCGTACCGCTCGGAATCGCCTTCGTGCTGGGCCGGCGCGCGGCGACGCGACGCTTCACCTACGGCTACGGGCGGGCGGAGGACCTCGCGGGCATCGCGATCGTGCTGACGATCGCCGCGTCCGGGACCTTCGCGGCCTGGACGGCGGTCGAGCGGCTGCTCGACCCGCAGCCCATGCGGCACGTCCCGGTCGTCGCGGCTGCCGCGCTCATCGGCTTCCTCGGCAACGAGTGGGTCGCCCGGCACCGCATCCGCGTCGGCCGCGAGATCGGCTCCGCCGCGCTCGTCGCGGACGGACTCCACGCGCGTACGGACGGGTTCACCTCACTCGCCGTACTGGTGGGCGCGGGCGGCGCGGCGCTCGGCTGGCAACTCGCCGACCCGCTCGTGGGGTTGGCGATCACGGCTGCGATCCTGCTGGTGCTGCGCGACGCTGCCCGGGAGGTGTTCCGGCGCGTGATGGACGCCGTGGACCCGGAGTTGGTGGACCGGGCCGAGCAGGCGCTGCGGGAGGTGCCCGGCGTACGCGAGGTGGGGGAACTGCGGCTGCGCTGGATCGGGCACCGGCTGCGCGCCGAGGTGGCGGTCGTCGTCGACGGCGAGGTGAGCGTGCGTCAGGCCCACCACATCGCGGTCGAGGCGGAACACGCGTTGCTGCACGCCGTACCGAAGCTCACCGCGGCCCTGGTGCACGCCGATCCGACGCCCGCGCCCGGAGAGACGGACCCGCACCTGACACTGGCCCATCACACGGCCGCCTGA
- a CDS encoding TIGR03767 family metallophosphoesterase, which translates to MAGTEPASAINRRRFLLASAAAVAAGAPGTAGALLPRQRAHPSVGDASRMPARTTRHPAPYGTTTLETTARLGGAPHTGTYRRLVPGPGWPLVVRGELAPPRAGREDRRTALACFVQFTDLHLADVQNPLRTEFLRSHAAAAWRAQEALTVAGAVALVEQVNAFGGGPHTHLPPAFVMTTGDNVDNNSAIELEWFLTLMSGGRITPNTGDPTAYEGVQNSGLPLYWHPGDAALRDLDKRRGLPVIPGFLDAATRPVTSPGLRIPWYSTVGNHDDLPGGCLSPALGDFAVGSRKLLSVPAADAAAYARALGSGDDPKSEVLKAILSRHAASARTVTADERRRLCTPHDYLAAHLDPAHAGAGPVGHGYTEDHLDGERMYYSFRIAENVIGISVDTTYRSGHYEGSLGTGQLRWLERTLAAHSSRSYDADGRLVRNTSADDARILVFSHHHSPSMTRRPDAARTDEPRHDGAEVIALLGRFPNVVAWINGHSHVNRITPHAHATPARSFWEVNTASHVDYPHHARLFELADNGDGTVSLFTTLIESAAPHRTAPGFDDLSAVGLASLYRELAYNAPGLATGARAGVHEGWAGGAGDRNTELVGITA; encoded by the coding sequence ATGGCCGGGACCGAACCCGCGTCCGCGATCAACCGCCGTCGTTTTCTGCTCGCCTCGGCCGCCGCCGTGGCAGCCGGGGCGCCCGGGACGGCGGGGGCGCTCCTGCCGAGGCAGCGCGCACATCCCTCCGTAGGGGATGCCTCCCGCATGCCGGCCCGCACCACCAGGCACCCCGCGCCGTACGGGACGACCACCCTGGAGACGACAGCCCGCCTCGGCGGCGCCCCGCACACCGGCACCTACCGCCGGCTGGTCCCGGGCCCCGGCTGGCCCCTCGTCGTACGGGGAGAACTCGCCCCTCCCCGGGCCGGCCGCGAGGACCGGCGTACGGCGCTCGCGTGCTTCGTGCAGTTCACCGACCTGCACCTCGCCGACGTACAGAACCCGCTGCGCACGGAGTTCCTGCGGTCGCACGCGGCCGCCGCGTGGCGGGCGCAGGAGGCGCTGACCGTCGCGGGCGCGGTCGCGCTCGTGGAGCAGGTGAACGCGTTCGGCGGGGGCCCGCACACCCATCTGCCGCCCGCGTTCGTGATGACGACGGGCGACAACGTCGACAACAACTCCGCGATCGAGCTGGAGTGGTTCCTCACGCTGATGAGCGGCGGCCGGATCACCCCCAACACCGGTGACCCGACGGCGTACGAAGGCGTCCAGAACTCCGGGCTGCCCCTGTACTGGCACCCCGGCGACGCGGCCCTGCGTGACCTGGACAAGCGGCGCGGGCTGCCGGTGATCCCCGGCTTCCTCGACGCCGCGACCCGGCCGGTGACCAGCCCGGGCCTCCGCATCCCCTGGTACTCCACGGTAGGCAACCACGACGATCTGCCCGGCGGCTGTCTCTCCCCCGCGCTCGGCGACTTCGCGGTCGGCTCCCGCAAACTGCTGTCGGTGCCCGCCGCCGACGCGGCCGCCTACGCCAGGGCGCTCGGGTCGGGCGACGACCCCAAGAGCGAGGTGCTCAAGGCGATCCTGAGCAGACACGCGGCCTCGGCGCGGACCGTGACGGCCGACGAGCGTCGACGGCTGTGCACCCCGCACGACTATCTGGCCGCGCATCTCGACCCCGCCCACGCGGGCGCCGGTCCGGTCGGCCACGGCTATACCGAGGACCATCTCGACGGCGAGCGGATGTACTACAGCTTCCGGATCGCCGAGAACGTCATCGGCATCAGCGTCGACACGACGTACCGCAGCGGCCACTACGAGGGCTCGCTCGGCACCGGCCAACTCCGCTGGCTGGAACGGACACTGGCCGCGCACAGTTCCCGGTCCTACGACGCGGACGGCCGTCTCGTACGCAATACGAGCGCCGACGACGCCCGCATCCTGGTCTTCAGCCACCACCACAGCCCGAGCATGACCCGCCGCCCCGACGCCGCCCGCACGGACGAACCGCGCCACGACGGCGCCGAGGTCATCGCCCTGCTCGGCCGGTTCCCGAACGTGGTCGCCTGGATCAACGGCCACAGTCACGTCAACCGGATCACCCCTCACGCGCACGCGACGCCCGCCCGCTCCTTCTGGGAGGTCAACACCGCCTCCCACGTGGACTATCCGCACCACGCCCGGCTGTTCGAACTGGCCGACAACGGGGACGGCACGGTGTCCCTGTTCACCACGCTCATCGAGTCGGCCGCCCCGCACCGCACCGCCCCCGGCTTCGACGACCTCTCGGCGGTGGGCCTCGCCTCCCTGTACCGGGAGCTGGCGTACAACGCTCCCGGCCTGGCCACGGGCGCGCGGGCCGGCGTGCACGAGGGCTGGGCGGGCGGGGCCGGCGACCGCAACACGGAGCTGGTGGGAATCACCGCGTGA
- a CDS encoding alpha/beta fold hydrolase yields MPTFTAPDGTQLAYHVRGEGEPLLCLPGGPMRASAYLGDLGGLARHRRLILLDLRGTGDSDVPADPATYRCDRQVGDVEALRAHLGLERVDLLAHSAGGDLALLYAARYPRRIRSLTLVTSRARALGVDFTEEHRREAADLRKAEPWFETAHEAYERVWAGSASDADWDTITPFFYGRWDAAAQAHASTDAEQSNEEAAELYPGPGAFDPAQARAAAASWDARVLLIAGALDSGPLPRVAAAVAELFPRAELTVQPGAGHFPWLDDPRAFSETVADFLDRGK; encoded by the coding sequence ATGCCGACCTTCACCGCCCCTGATGGAACCCAACTCGCCTACCACGTAAGGGGCGAGGGGGAGCCGCTGCTCTGCCTGCCCGGTGGGCCGATGCGCGCCTCCGCCTACCTCGGCGATCTCGGCGGGCTGGCGCGGCACCGCCGGCTGATCCTGCTCGACCTGCGGGGCACCGGCGACTCCGACGTCCCTGCCGACCCGGCGACCTACCGCTGCGACCGACAGGTCGGCGACGTCGAGGCACTCCGCGCGCACCTCGGCCTGGAACGCGTCGATCTGCTCGCCCACTCGGCGGGCGGCGACCTCGCCCTCCTGTACGCGGCCCGCTATCCGCGGCGCATCCGCTCCCTCACGCTGGTCACCAGCCGGGCGCGGGCCCTCGGCGTCGACTTCACCGAGGAACACCGCAGAGAGGCGGCCGACCTGCGCAAGGCCGAGCCGTGGTTCGAGACCGCGCACGAGGCCTACGAACGTGTCTGGGCGGGTTCCGCGAGCGACGCCGACTGGGACACCATCACCCCGTTCTTCTACGGCCGTTGGGACGCGGCCGCCCAGGCGCACGCCTCGACCGACGCCGAGCAGAGCAACGAGGAAGCGGCGGAGCTCTACCCGGGCCCCGGAGCCTTCGATCCCGCCCAGGCCCGCGCGGCCGCCGCCTCGTGGGACGCGCGGGTGCTGCTCATCGCGGGCGCGCTGGACAGCGGCCCGCTGCCACGCGTCGCCGCCGCCGTCGCGGAACTGTTTCCCCGGGCCGAGCTGACCGTGCAGCCGGGCGCCGGCCACTTCCCGTGGCTCGACGACCCACGCGCCTTCAGCGAGACCGTCGCCGACTTCCTCGACCGGGGGAAGTGA
- a CDS encoding CoA-binding protein — MYGDPATIRKILTELGDTWAIVGLSSNQRRAAYGVADVLQRYGKRIVPVHPKAETVHGEKGYASLADIPFEIDVVDVFVNSDLAGPVADEAVAKGAKAVWFQLDVIDEDAYDRTRAAGVDMVMDFCPAIEIPRLG; from the coding sequence ATGTACGGCGACCCGGCAACGATCCGTAAGATCCTCACCGAGCTCGGTGACACCTGGGCGATCGTCGGCCTCTCCTCGAACCAGCGCCGCGCGGCCTACGGCGTCGCCGACGTCCTGCAGCGCTACGGCAAGCGCATCGTGCCGGTGCACCCGAAGGCCGAGACCGTCCACGGGGAGAAGGGATACGCCTCCTTGGCGGACATCCCCTTCGAGATCGATGTGGTCGACGTCTTCGTGAACAGCGATCTCGCGGGACCCGTCGCCGACGAGGCGGTCGCCAAGGGCGCCAAGGCCGTCTGGTTCCAGCTCGACGTCATCGACGAGGACGCGTACGACCGGACCCGGGCCGCCGGAGTGGACATGGTCATGGACTTCTGCCCGGCCATCGAGATCCCCCGGCTCGGCTGA
- a CDS encoding helix-turn-helix domain-containing protein: MSDLDLLTQSLARNVKRWRTERGFTLDALAARAGVSRGMLIQIEQARTNPSIGTIVKIGDALGVSITTLLDYEQGPKVRIVPADQAVRLWHTDAGSYNRLLAGTEAPGPLEMWDWRLMPGDGSPSDPHPAGTVELVHVTAGEMTLTVDGVEYLVPEGASVSFEANTPHTYANKGDAPVEMVMAVSVPLVH; this comes from the coding sequence GTGTCGGACCTCGACCTGCTGACTCAGTCCCTGGCGCGCAACGTGAAGCGCTGGCGCACCGAGCGCGGCTTCACTCTGGACGCACTCGCCGCGCGCGCCGGAGTCAGCCGCGGCATGCTCATCCAGATCGAGCAGGCCAGGACCAACCCCAGCATCGGCACCATCGTCAAGATCGGTGACGCGCTCGGCGTCAGCATCACCACCCTCCTCGACTACGAGCAGGGCCCCAAGGTCCGGATCGTCCCGGCCGACCAGGCCGTACGGCTGTGGCACACCGACGCGGGCAGCTACAACCGGCTGCTCGCGGGCACCGAGGCACCCGGCCCGCTGGAGATGTGGGACTGGCGGCTCATGCCCGGCGACGGCAGCCCCTCGGACCCGCACCCCGCCGGCACCGTCGAACTCGTCCATGTCACGGCGGGCGAGATGACCCTCACGGTCGACGGGGTCGAGTACCTCGTGCCCGAGGGCGCGAGCGTGTCGTTCGAGGCCAACACCCCTCACACGTACGCCAACAAGGGCGATGCGCCGGTGGAGATGGTCATGGCCGTGTCGGTCCCACTCGTGCACTGA
- a CDS encoding ArsR/SmtB family transcription factor, which produces MSARMHLSPAHDAHPRTPGEEQFALAAELLALLGDRTRLALLHALTGGEADVTTLTEACGAARPAVSQHLARLRLAGLVNTRKEGRRVIYSLGDGHLRRVVDEALSLADHRISDRPAHD; this is translated from the coding sequence ATGAGCGCACGCATGCACCTGTCACCTGCGCATGATGCGCACCCGCGCACCCCCGGCGAGGAACAGTTCGCGCTCGCCGCCGAACTCCTCGCCCTCCTGGGCGACCGCACCCGTCTCGCGCTGCTCCACGCCCTGACCGGCGGCGAGGCCGACGTCACCACCCTCACGGAGGCGTGCGGCGCCGCACGTCCGGCCGTCAGCCAGCATCTGGCGCGGCTCCGTCTCGCCGGGCTCGTGAACACCCGGAAGGAAGGCCGCCGGGTGATCTACTCGCTCGGCGACGGCCATCTGCGCCGGGTGGTCGACGAGGCGCTGAGCCTGGCCGACCACCGCATCAGCGACCGGCCCGCGCACGACTGA
- a CDS encoding DMT family transporter — protein sequence MTALFALATSLLWGLADFGGGLLTRRTPALTVVVVSQAIAAAVLGAIVVATGGWSAAGPQLWFAFAAGLVGPVALLSFYKALALGPMGVVSPLGSLAVAVPITVGLVLGERPGLLQIAGIAVAVSGVVLAGGPQLRGAPVQRQAILLTLVAALGFGTVFALIAEASSSVTGLFLALFVQRVTNVAVGGTALYVSVRRGARAVPEGGFPWSSLPALAFVGLADVAANGTYSVAAQHGPVTVAAVLASLYPVVTALAARGILSERLRGVQAAGAGLALVGTVLLATG from the coding sequence GTGACAGCACTCTTCGCCCTGGCCACCAGCCTCCTGTGGGGCCTGGCCGACTTCGGCGGAGGACTGCTGACCCGGCGTACGCCCGCCCTCACGGTGGTCGTCGTCTCCCAGGCGATCGCGGCGGCGGTCCTTGGCGCCATCGTGGTCGCCACCGGCGGCTGGAGCGCGGCCGGACCGCAGCTGTGGTTCGCGTTCGCCGCCGGGCTGGTGGGCCCGGTCGCCCTGCTCTCCTTCTACAAGGCGCTCGCCCTGGGCCCGATGGGAGTCGTCTCCCCGCTCGGTTCGCTCGCCGTGGCCGTCCCGATCACCGTGGGACTCGTCCTGGGCGAGCGTCCTGGGCTGCTGCAGATCGCGGGCATCGCGGTCGCCGTGTCGGGTGTCGTGCTCGCGGGCGGGCCGCAGCTGCGCGGCGCGCCCGTGCAGCGGCAGGCGATCCTCCTCACCCTGGTCGCGGCGCTCGGCTTCGGCACGGTGTTCGCGCTGATCGCGGAGGCGTCGTCGTCGGTCACCGGGCTGTTCCTCGCGCTGTTCGTCCAGCGCGTGACCAACGTGGCGGTGGGCGGCACGGCCCTCTACGTCTCGGTGAGGCGTGGCGCCCGGGCCGTCCCCGAGGGCGGTTTCCCCTGGAGCTCCCTGCCCGCGCTCGCCTTCGTCGGCCTCGCCGATGTCGCGGCCAACGGCACGTACTCGGTCGCCGCCCAGCACGGCCCGGTCACCGTGGCCGCCGTCCTCGCCTCGCTCTACCCGGTGGTCACCGCCCTGGCGGCGCGCGGCATCCTCAGCGAGCGGCTGCGCGGAGTGCAGGCGGCGGGAGCGGGCCTGGCCCTGGTCGGCACGGTGCTGCTGGCGACGGGCTGA
- a CDS encoding GNAT family N-acetyltransferase, with protein MPTLRIEQPDDEARLKDWQHVHNVIVPPAAMSLDEVRERVRRNHLEVAYLGDVLVGCTTVRPPTDDTATATVIARVLAEHRGQGFGEELYVRGLKQARELGAEAIETVVLAANEDGLRFARKHGFVEIERYVLTGETVEWVDLRLA; from the coding sequence GTGCCCACTCTTCGTATCGAACAGCCGGACGACGAAGCCCGTCTCAAGGACTGGCAGCATGTCCACAATGTGATTGTCCCGCCCGCCGCCATGTCGCTCGACGAGGTGCGCGAGCGTGTCCGGCGCAACCACTTGGAGGTCGCGTATCTCGGCGACGTCCTGGTGGGCTGCACGACCGTGCGTCCGCCCACGGACGACACCGCCACGGCCACGGTGATCGCGCGCGTGCTCGCCGAGCACCGCGGTCAGGGGTTCGGCGAGGAGCTGTACGTACGCGGGCTGAAGCAGGCGCGCGAGCTGGGCGCCGAGGCGATCGAGACCGTCGTGCTGGCCGCCAACGAGGACGGACTGCGGTTCGCGCGAAAGCACGGGTTCGTCGAGATCGAACGCTATGTGCTGACGGGCGAGACCGTCGAGTGGGTCGACCTGCGGCTGGCCTGA